In one Catenovulum adriaticum genomic region, the following are encoded:
- the galU gene encoding UTP--glucose-1-phosphate uridylyltransferase GalU, with amino-acid sequence MVQKCLFPVAGYGTRFLPATKAQAKEMLPIVNKPLIQYGVEEALEAGMQQVGFVTGRTKRAIADHFDISYELENEISGSSKECYLESIRYVINHGIFSYTRQPEMKGLGHAILCGETLIGNNPFGVILADDLCLPETIGGEGVMSQMAKIHEETGCSVVALMEVPEENISKYGVIAGEDIGGGRYQVSNMVEKPAKEDAPSNLAIIGRYILTPDIFDIIRSTPPGKNGEIQLTDALLAQAKQGKVIGYKFKGTRFDCGSVEGFVEATNYVFENIYSK; translated from the coding sequence ATGGTACAAAAGTGTTTATTTCCAGTAGCTGGCTACGGAACTCGATTTTTACCGGCAACAAAAGCTCAAGCAAAAGAGATGCTGCCAATTGTAAATAAGCCTTTGATTCAATATGGCGTAGAAGAAGCATTAGAAGCTGGAATGCAGCAAGTAGGTTTCGTAACAGGCAGAACGAAGCGTGCGATTGCAGATCACTTTGATATTTCATATGAATTAGAGAATGAAATTTCAGGTAGTAGTAAAGAGTGTTATTTAGAATCTATTCGTTACGTTATTAATCATGGTATTTTCTCTTATACCCGTCAACCAGAAATGAAGGGCTTAGGCCATGCTATTTTGTGTGGTGAGACATTAATTGGTAACAATCCGTTTGGGGTAATTTTAGCGGATGATTTATGCTTACCTGAAACCATAGGTGGCGAAGGTGTTATGTCACAAATGGCTAAAATTCATGAAGAAACTGGCTGTTCAGTGGTTGCATTAATGGAAGTACCTGAAGAAAACATTTCAAAATATGGTGTCATTGCAGGAGAAGACATTGGCGGCGGTCGATACCAAGTCAGTAATATGGTTGAAAAACCAGCAAAAGAAGATGCGCCATCTAACTTAGCTATTATTGGCCGTTACATACTAACACCTGATATTTTTGATATTATTCGCAGTACACCACCTGGCAAAAATGGTGAAATTCAATTAACAGATGCTCTTTTAGCGCAAGCTAAACAAGGTAAAGTTATTGGCTATAAATTTAAAGGCACACGTTTTGACTGTGGTAGTGTTGAAGGTTTTGTTGAAGCCACTAACTATGTATTTGAAAACATTTACTCTAAGTAA